A section of the Phacochoerus africanus isolate WHEZ1 chromosome 4, ROS_Pafr_v1, whole genome shotgun sequence genome encodes:
- the YPEL4 gene encoding protein yippee-like 4: MPSCDPGPGPACLPAKTFRSYLPRCHRTYSCVHCRAHLAKHDELISKSFQGSHGRAYLFNSVVNVGCGPAEQRLLLTGLHSVADIFCESCKTTLGWKYEQAFETSQKYKEGKYIIEMSHMVKDNGWD, translated from the exons ATGCCCAGCTGtgaccctggcccaggccctgcctgcctccccgccAAGACGTTCCGCAGCTACTTGCCCCGCTGCCACCGCACCTACAGCTGCGTCCACTGCCGCGCACACCTGGCCAAACATGATGAGCTTATTTCCAAG TCCTTCCAAGGAAGCCATGGCCGAGCATACCTGTTCAACTCCGT GGTCAACGTGGGTTGTGGGCCAGCTGAACAGCGCCTCCTGCTCACGGGGCTCCACTCAGTAGCTGATATTTTCTGCGAGAGCTGCAAAACCACCCTGGGCTGGAAGTAT GAACAAGCTTTCGAGACAAGCCAGAAGTACAAAGAAGGGAAGTACATCATTGAAATGTCACACATGGTGAAGGACAACGGCTGGGACTGA